One genomic segment of Stenotrophomonas sp. 704A1 includes these proteins:
- the thrC gene encoding threonine synthase, translating into MQFVSTRGQAPAVGLSAAIAAGLAPDGGLYVPQALPAPRALQAGATLADTAADLLAPFFAGDALAEALPSICSAAFNFPVPLRALAAGDHVLELFHGPTAAFKDIGARFLAGTLSRLQAGQDRDLTIVVATSGDTGAAVAAAFHRQPGVRVVVLYPDGRVSPRQAHQLGCFGDNIRALRVAGSFDDCQAMAKQALADRPLQAQVPLSSANSISLGRLLPQMSYYAHAALGHHAQHRRRLNLVVPTGNLGNAMAAVLARALGVPIGQIVLATNANAVLPSYFNGGAYQPQASVATVANAMDVGAPSNFERLRWLYHGDDAELRAAFRAFAVDDVTIRATIASAHASRGERVCPHTATAVKVLQDLRAGGAKGDWAVVATAHPAKFEAVVEPLIGEPVAVPPALDALLQRPAHAEPLAADYAALREVLLRW; encoded by the coding sequence ATGCAATTTGTTTCGACCCGAGGCCAAGCACCGGCCGTTGGCCTCAGCGCGGCGATCGCCGCCGGGCTGGCACCCGATGGCGGGCTGTACGTGCCCCAGGCGCTACCCGCGCCGCGTGCGCTACAGGCCGGCGCAACCCTGGCCGACACCGCCGCCGATCTGCTGGCGCCGTTCTTCGCCGGGGATGCGCTGGCAGAGGCGCTGCCGTCGATCTGCAGCGCGGCCTTCAACTTCCCGGTGCCGTTGCGCGCGCTCGCTGCCGGCGACCACGTGCTTGAGCTGTTCCATGGCCCGACGGCGGCCTTCAAGGACATCGGCGCGCGCTTCCTGGCCGGCACCCTGTCGCGGCTGCAGGCGGGCCAGGATCGCGACCTGACGATCGTGGTGGCCACCTCCGGCGATACCGGGGCTGCTGTGGCCGCGGCCTTCCACCGCCAGCCGGGGGTACGGGTGGTGGTGCTGTACCCCGACGGTCGCGTGTCACCGCGGCAGGCACATCAGCTGGGCTGCTTCGGCGACAACATCCGGGCACTGCGCGTGGCCGGTTCGTTCGATGACTGCCAGGCCATGGCCAAGCAGGCCCTGGCCGATCGCCCGCTGCAGGCACAGGTGCCGTTGAGTTCGGCCAACAGCATCAGCCTGGGCCGGCTGCTGCCGCAGATGAGCTACTACGCGCACGCGGCGCTGGGCCACCACGCGCAGCATCGGCGCCGCCTCAACCTGGTGGTGCCGACCGGCAACCTCGGCAACGCGATGGCGGCGGTGCTGGCACGCGCACTGGGCGTGCCGATCGGCCAGATCGTGCTGGCCACCAATGCGAACGCCGTGCTGCCGTCCTACTTCAATGGCGGCGCGTACCAGCCGCAGGCCAGCGTTGCCACCGTTGCCAATGCGATGGATGTGGGCGCACCGAGCAACTTCGAGCGGCTGCGCTGGCTCTATCACGGCGATGACGCAGAGCTGCGCGCGGCGTTCCGTGCGTTCGCGGTGGACGACGTGACCATCCGCGCCACGATTGCGTCAGCGCATGCCAGCCGCGGCGAACGGGTGTGCCCGCACACGGCCACGGCGGTAAAGGTGCTGCAGGACCTGCGCGCGGGCGGTGCCAAGGGCGACTGGGCGGTGGTGGCCACCGCGCATCCGGCCAAGTTCGAGGCCGTGGTCGAGCCGTTGATCGGTGAACCCGTGGCCGTGCCGCCGGCATTGGATGCGTTGTTGCAGCGGCCGGCGCATGCCGAACCGTTGGCGGCCGATTACGCGGCGTTGCGCGAGGTGTTGCTGCGTTGGTAG
- a CDS encoding Crp/Fnr family transcriptional regulator, producing MSRPSGAPPAANDPAAPSCTTLDCLHCSVRHLAVCSALSPDEVQALEQVTVSQQVTMGGTLARTGEERQHVYTLTAGALRLVRTLADGRRQINGFVLPGDYLGLSGSDHHRYDIEAIADSRVCRVALPQMKGLRARFPHLERKLLQRACQELDAAQDAALALARLQPAEKLADFLLRLAAREARLGGDGLRVSLPMGRGDIADHLGLTMETVSRTFTKLRQQGLIALPHLNVVEILDEDGLRGLAGEGLI from the coding sequence ATGTCCCGGCCTTCCGGCGCCCCGCCCGCCGCCAACGATCCCGCTGCGCCGTCCTGCACCACGCTGGACTGCCTGCACTGCTCGGTTCGCCACCTTGCGGTGTGCTCGGCGCTGTCGCCCGATGAAGTGCAGGCGCTGGAGCAGGTCACTGTTTCGCAGCAGGTGACGATGGGCGGCACGCTGGCCCGGACCGGCGAAGAACGCCAGCATGTCTATACATTGACCGCCGGTGCGCTGCGCCTGGTGCGCACGCTGGCTGACGGCCGGCGCCAGATCAACGGCTTCGTGCTGCCGGGCGACTACCTGGGCCTGAGCGGCAGCGACCACCATCGCTACGATATCGAGGCCATTGCCGATAGCCGTGTGTGCCGCGTCGCGCTGCCGCAGATGAAGGGCCTGCGCGCCCGTTTCCCGCACCTGGAACGCAAGCTGCTGCAACGCGCCTGCCAGGAGCTGGACGCCGCACAGGATGCCGCGCTGGCGCTGGCCCGGCTGCAACCGGCGGAGAAACTGGCCGACTTCCTGCTGCGGCTGGCCGCACGCGAGGCCCGGCTCGGCGGCGACGGCCTGCGCGTGTCGCTGCCGATGGGCCGCGGCGATATCGCCGACCACCTGGGCCTGACCATGGAAACGGTCAGCCGCACCTTCACCAAGCTGCGCCAGCAGGGGCTGATTGCCCTGCCCCACCTGAACGTGGTGGAGATCCTCGACGAGGACGGGTTGCGCGGGCTGGCCGGTGAAGGGTTGATCTGA
- the hisS gene encoding histidine--tRNA ligase: MIKPRTPPGTLELLPREQIAFQRMLDVIRRNYERFGFLPVETPVFELSDVLLTKSGGETERQVYFVQSTGALANAAESGDRSLPEMALRFDLTVPLARYVAEHEHELTFPFRRYQMQRVYRGERAQRGRFREFYQCDIDVIGKDSLSVRYDAEVLAVIHAVFSELRIGDFSIQLNNRKLMRGFFEAQGVIDGDLQALVLREVDKLDKRGPDYVRETLVGPDFGLEPAAVQRILDFVEIRSSSFDDALAKIDKVVDAVQSLSGGSEQLHAGAAELREVLQLVQALGVPESAYCLNFSIARGLDYYTGTVYETTLTDHPQIGSICSGGRYEDLASHYSKSKLPGVGISIGLSRLFWQLREAGLIDGIEASSVQALVALMDEQGMPESLDIARRLRAGGINTEVQMEPKKIGKQFQYAAKAGIRFVALAGEDELARGVVAVKDLLREQQFEVSRDELASTLQVELEQSKVM, from the coding sequence GTGATCAAGCCCCGTACCCCGCCCGGCACCCTTGAACTGCTGCCGCGCGAGCAGATTGCGTTCCAGCGCATGCTGGACGTCATCCGCCGCAACTACGAGCGCTTCGGGTTCCTGCCGGTGGAGACGCCGGTGTTCGAGCTGTCCGACGTCCTGCTGACCAAGTCCGGGGGCGAGACCGAGCGCCAGGTGTACTTCGTGCAGTCCACCGGCGCGCTGGCCAATGCGGCCGAGTCGGGCGACCGATCGCTGCCGGAGATGGCGCTGCGCTTCGACCTGACCGTGCCGCTGGCGCGTTACGTGGCCGAGCACGAACACGAACTGACCTTCCCGTTCCGCCGCTACCAGATGCAGCGCGTCTATCGTGGCGAGCGTGCCCAGCGCGGTCGATTCCGCGAGTTCTACCAGTGCGACATCGACGTGATCGGCAAGGACAGCCTGAGCGTGCGTTATGACGCCGAAGTGCTGGCGGTCATCCACGCGGTGTTCTCGGAGCTGCGTATCGGCGATTTCAGCATCCAGTTGAACAACCGCAAGCTGATGCGGGGCTTCTTCGAGGCCCAAGGCGTCATTGATGGCGATCTGCAGGCCTTGGTGCTTCGGGAAGTGGACAAGCTGGACAAGCGCGGTCCCGATTACGTGCGTGAGACTCTCGTTGGGCCAGATTTTGGTTTAGAGCCTGCGGCAGTTCAGCGCATCCTCGACTTCGTTGAGATTCGTTCGAGTTCTTTCGACGACGCACTCGCCAAGATCGACAAGGTGGTCGACGCGGTTCAGTCTCTGAGCGGTGGCAGCGAGCAATTGCACGCAGGTGCCGCCGAGCTGCGTGAAGTGCTGCAGCTGGTGCAGGCACTGGGCGTGCCGGAAAGTGCCTACTGCCTCAATTTCTCGATTGCGCGCGGCCTGGATTACTACACCGGTACTGTCTACGAAACCACCCTGACCGATCACCCGCAGATCGGTTCGATCTGCTCCGGTGGCCGCTACGAGGATCTGGCCAGCCACTACAGCAAGTCGAAGCTGCCCGGCGTGGGCATCTCCATCGGCCTGTCGCGCCTGTTCTGGCAGCTGCGCGAAGCCGGCTTGATCGACGGCATCGAGGCCAGCAGCGTGCAGGCACTGGTGGCGCTGATGGACGAACAGGGCATGCCGGAATCGTTGGATATCGCCCGTCGCCTGCGCGCCGGCGGCATCAACACCGAAGTGCAGATGGAGCCGAAGAAGATCGGCAAGCAGTTCCAGTACGCGGCCAAGGCCGGCATCCGCTTCGTCGCGCTGGCTGGCGAGGACGAGCTGGCGCGCGGCGTGGTGGCGGTGAAGGATCTGCTGCGCGAGCAGCAGTTCGAAGTCTCCCGCGACGAGCTGGCCAGCACCCTGCAGGTCGAGCTGGAACAGTCGAAGGTGATGTGA
- a CDS encoding YerC/YecD family TrpR-related protein, with the protein MKARPDITAKDPKADLQALAQAFAALREPEQVEAFLRDLCTPAELEAMADRWKVVPLLQQGVPYREIHERTGVSVTTTGRVARTLEHGHRGYAAAIDRLAAR; encoded by the coding sequence GTGAAAGCCCGTCCCGACATCACCGCCAAAGACCCCAAGGCCGACCTGCAGGCGCTGGCCCAGGCCTTCGCCGCCCTGCGCGAACCGGAGCAGGTCGAAGCTTTCCTGCGTGACCTGTGCACCCCGGCCGAACTGGAAGCCATGGCCGACCGCTGGAAGGTGGTGCCGCTGCTGCAGCAGGGCGTGCCCTACCGCGAAATCCATGAACGCACCGGTGTCAGCGTGACCACCACCGGGCGGGTGGCGCGCACGCTCGAGCACGGCCATCGAGGCTATGCCGCTGCCATCGACCGCCTTGCCGCGCGCTGA
- the hisG gene encoding ATP phosphoribosyltransferase — MSATQAAPARDRLRIAIQKSGRLAEPARNLLSACGLSWRESRDKLFCYGESLPVDLLLVRDDDIPGLIADGVCDLGIVGRNELDEQAAARRQLGLPDAYQALRGLGFGQCRLMLAVPEEWQWQGPAQLAGTRIATSYPAILSQWLAAQGVQAQVVELSGSVEIAPRLGTADLICDLVSSGATLRANQLTPVHNLLDSEAVLAGAVRIPDDARGALRSMLLRRLDGVVQRQDRKLLMFRAAEDRVAALADLLADAEPLVRLPADGGALRLQTMCPGPLTWQRMEELERAGAQGLMVLSVERSLA, encoded by the coding sequence ATGAGTGCAACCCAGGCAGCGCCGGCGCGAGACCGGCTGCGTATCGCCATCCAGAAGAGCGGCCGGCTGGCCGAACCCGCCCGCAACCTGCTCAGCGCCTGTGGCCTGAGCTGGCGCGAAAGCCGCGACAAGCTGTTCTGCTACGGCGAGTCGCTGCCGGTGGACCTGCTGCTGGTGCGCGACGACGACATCCCCGGCCTGATCGCCGACGGCGTCTGCGACCTCGGCATCGTCGGCCGCAACGAACTGGATGAGCAGGCCGCTGCACGTCGCCAGCTCGGCCTGCCCGATGCCTACCAGGCGCTGCGCGGGCTGGGCTTCGGCCAGTGCCGGCTGATGCTGGCGGTGCCGGAGGAGTGGCAGTGGCAGGGGCCTGCGCAGCTGGCGGGCACGCGCATCGCTACCAGCTACCCGGCCATCCTCAGCCAGTGGCTGGCGGCGCAAGGCGTGCAGGCACAGGTGGTGGAGCTGTCCGGTTCGGTCGAGATCGCTCCCCGCCTGGGTACCGCCGACCTGATCTGCGACCTGGTTTCCAGCGGTGCCACGCTGCGCGCCAACCAGTTGACCCCGGTGCACAACCTGCTGGACAGCGAAGCGGTGCTGGCAGGTGCGGTGCGCATTCCCGACGACGCCCGCGGCGCGCTGCGCAGCATGCTGCTGCGCCGGCTGGACGGTGTGGTGCAGCGCCAGGACCGCAAGCTGCTGATGTTCCGCGCGGCCGAAGACCGCGTGGCGGCGTTGGCAGACCTGTTGGCCGATGCCGAGCCGTTGGTGCGTTTGCCAGCCGATGGCGGCGCGTTGCGGCTGCAGACCATGTGCCCGGGGCCATTGACCTGGCAGCGCATGGAAGAGCTGGAGCGCGCCGGTGCGCAGGGCCTGATGGTACTGAGCGTGGAGCGGTCGCTGGCATGA
- the hisD gene encoding histidinol dehydrogenase yields MNRLIWSHLDDAARGAALTRPVQAVAQQTRQAVAALIAQVRAQGDEALRSITARFDGVALDGFEVTDAEFAAAEATIPATLRQAMVDAADRITRFHRAGMGQGYAVETAPGVVCERMLRPIGRVGLYVPAGSAPLPSTALMLGVPARLAGCPQVVLCTPPRADGTADPAVLVAARLTGVQRVFKLGGAQAIAAMAYGTASIPACDKLFGPGNSFVTEAKQQVAQDGAAAIDMPAGPSEVLVIADAGATPAFVAADLLSQAEHGPDSQVVLLTDDAAMLAAVEAEVQRQLARLPRQEIARQALSASQLILVDTLDDAFAISNRYAPEHLILALREPRRWLDQVQAAGSVFLGDYTPEALGDYCSGTNHVLPTAGAARAYSGVSVASFQNLISVQSASAEGLAAIGGCARILARAEGLDAHERAVALRMEVAA; encoded by the coding sequence ATGAATCGTCTGATCTGGTCACACCTTGATGACGCTGCGCGCGGTGCAGCCCTGACCCGCCCGGTGCAGGCCGTTGCACAGCAGACCCGCCAGGCGGTGGCGGCGCTGATCGCGCAGGTGCGCGCTCAGGGCGATGAGGCACTGCGTTCGATCACCGCGCGCTTCGATGGCGTCGCGCTGGACGGCTTTGAAGTCACCGACGCCGAATTCGCCGCTGCCGAAGCGACGATTCCGGCGACGCTTCGCCAGGCCATGGTCGACGCGGCCGACCGCATCACGCGCTTCCACCGCGCCGGCATGGGCCAGGGCTATGCTGTTGAAACCGCGCCGGGCGTGGTCTGCGAACGCATGCTGCGGCCGATCGGCCGGGTCGGCCTGTATGTGCCGGCCGGCAGCGCGCCGCTGCCCTCGACCGCGCTGATGCTGGGCGTTCCCGCACGCCTGGCCGGGTGCCCGCAGGTGGTGCTGTGCACGCCGCCGCGTGCCGATGGCACGGCTGATCCAGCGGTGCTGGTGGCAGCGCGCCTGACCGGCGTGCAGCGCGTGTTCAAGCTGGGCGGTGCGCAGGCAATCGCTGCGATGGCCTACGGTACCGCCAGCATCCCGGCCTGCGACAAGCTGTTCGGGCCGGGCAACAGTTTCGTGACCGAGGCCAAGCAGCAGGTCGCGCAGGACGGTGCAGCGGCGATCGACATGCCGGCCGGTCCATCCGAGGTGCTGGTGATCGCCGACGCCGGTGCCACCCCTGCCTTCGTAGCCGCCGATCTGCTGTCGCAGGCCGAGCACGGCCCGGATTCGCAGGTCGTGCTGCTCACCGATGATGCGGCGATGCTGGCCGCGGTCGAGGCGGAGGTGCAGCGCCAGCTCGCACGGCTGCCGCGGCAGGAGATCGCGCGGCAGGCGCTGTCGGCTTCGCAGCTGATCCTGGTGGACACGCTGGATGATGCGTTCGCCATCAGCAACCGCTACGCGCCCGAGCACCTGATCCTGGCGCTGCGCGAACCCCGCCGTTGGCTGGACCAGGTGCAGGCGGCCGGCTCGGTGTTCCTGGGTGACTACACGCCTGAAGCCCTGGGCGACTATTGCAGCGGCACCAACCACGTGCTGCCCACCGCGGGTGCTGCGCGTGCCTACAGCGGGGTCAGCGTGGCCAGCTTCCAGAACCTGATCAGCGTGCAGAGCGCCAGCGCAGAGGGCCTGGCCGCGATAGGTGGCTGCGCGCGCATCCTGGCCCGTGCCGAAGGCCTGGACGCGCACGAACGGGCGGTGGCGCTGCGCATGGAGGTGGCCGCATGA
- the hisC gene encoding histidinol-phosphate transaminase, with translation MSAINDVLALVRPDLQAFAGYSSARSAAVQGDVWLNANESAWANPADASGASRRYPEPQPGALRAALAALYQVQPDQLLLGRGSDEAIDLLVRALCVPGRDGVLVTPPVFGMYAVCANLQRAPLIEVPLVDNAQGLRADLDAVIATAKARSAKLVFLCAPSNPAGSDIALAEVERVAGALRGQALVVVDEAYVEYAGRASATTLLGTHANLAVLRTLSKAHALAAARIGTLIAAPELIAVLRRCQAPYPVPTPCAELAVQALQPAALARTAERVATVIAERERLRAALAGLPGVRRVYASAGNYLLVRFADAQAAFDTLLAAGVVVRDQRAAPQLDDALRISIGSPEENDRMLAALSARRAAA, from the coding sequence ATGAGCGCCATCAATGACGTGCTGGCGCTGGTGCGCCCGGACCTGCAGGCCTTCGCCGGGTACAGCTCGGCGCGCAGTGCGGCGGTACAGGGCGATGTCTGGCTGAACGCCAATGAATCGGCCTGGGCCAATCCGGCCGATGCCAGCGGCGCCAGCCGGCGCTATCCGGAACCGCAGCCCGGCGCGCTGCGTGCCGCGCTGGCTGCGCTGTACCAGGTGCAGCCGGACCAGCTGCTGCTGGGCCGGGGCAGCGACGAGGCCATCGATCTGCTGGTGCGCGCACTGTGCGTGCCCGGCCGCGATGGCGTGCTGGTCACCCCGCCGGTGTTCGGCATGTACGCCGTCTGCGCCAACCTGCAGCGCGCGCCGCTGATCGAAGTGCCGCTGGTGGACAACGCGCAGGGCCTGCGCGCCGACCTGGACGCCGTGATCGCCACGGCCAAGGCGCGGTCGGCGAAGCTGGTGTTCCTGTGCGCGCCGTCCAATCCGGCCGGCAGTGACATCGCCCTGGCCGAGGTCGAACGTGTCGCCGGCGCGCTGCGCGGCCAGGCGCTGGTGGTGGTGGACGAGGCCTATGTGGAGTATGCCGGGCGCGCGTCGGCCACCACCTTGCTGGGTACCCACGCCAACCTGGCGGTGCTGCGCACCCTGTCCAAGGCCCATGCGCTGGCTGCTGCCCGGATCGGTACGCTGATCGCCGCACCGGAACTGATTGCGGTGCTGCGACGCTGCCAGGCCCCGTACCCGGTGCCGACACCGTGCGCGGAACTGGCCGTGCAGGCACTGCAGCCGGCTGCGCTGGCACGCACCGCCGAGCGCGTGGCCACCGTCATCGCCGAGCGCGAACGCCTGCGCGCGGCACTGGCCGGCCTGCCCGGGGTACGCCGCGTGTACGCCTCGGCCGGCAACTACCTGCTGGTCCGCTTCGCCGACGCCCAGGCCGCCTTCGACACGCTGCTGGCGGCGGGGGTGGTGGTACGCGACCAGCGCGCCGCGCCGCAGCTGGATGACGCGCTGCGCATCAGCATCGGCAGCCCCGAGGAGAACGACCGCATGCTGGCCGCGCTGTCGGCGCGGAGGGCCGCGGCATGA
- the hisB gene encoding bifunctional histidinol-phosphatase/imidazoleglycerol-phosphate dehydratase HisB, which produces MTPILFIDRDGTLIEEPADFQIDAYEKLRFVPQVIPALLKLRDAGYQFVIVTNQDGLGSDSYPRASFDGPNDLMLQIFQSQGIIFRDVLVDCSWPQDNAPTRKPGIGLMTAYLQDRSIDWARSGMVGDRITDLQFADNLNIRGFQLRTEQFGGAWDWPGIAHALADAPRTAVVQRNTKETRIRVELDLDRAGDARIATGLPFFDHMLEQIGKHAGFALDIQAEGDLHIDEHHTIEDTGLALGQALREALGDKRGIGRYGFTLPMDETLASAALDFSGRPYFVFEGEFKRERVGDMPTELVPHFFRSLCDASGLNLNLQVRGDNDHHKVEACFKALARALRPALARQGTALPSTKGAL; this is translated from the coding sequence ATGACCCCGATCCTGTTCATCGACCGCGACGGCACGCTCATCGAGGAGCCGGCCGATTTCCAGATCGACGCCTACGAGAAGCTGCGCTTCGTACCGCAGGTGATTCCGGCGCTGCTGAAGCTGCGCGACGCCGGTTACCAGTTCGTGATCGTCACCAACCAGGATGGGCTGGGCAGCGACAGCTACCCGCGCGCCAGTTTCGATGGTCCCAATGACCTGATGCTGCAGATCTTCCAGAGCCAGGGCATCATCTTCCGTGACGTGCTGGTGGACTGCAGCTGGCCGCAGGACAACGCGCCCACGCGCAAGCCGGGCATCGGCCTGATGACCGCCTACCTGCAGGACCGCAGCATCGACTGGGCGCGCTCGGGCATGGTGGGCGACCGCATCACCGACCTGCAGTTCGCCGACAATCTCAACATCCGCGGGTTCCAGCTGCGTACCGAGCAGTTCGGCGGCGCGTGGGACTGGCCGGGCATCGCCCACGCGCTGGCCGATGCGCCGCGCACCGCCGTGGTCCAGCGCAACACGAAAGAGACCAGGATCCGCGTCGAACTGGATCTGGACCGTGCCGGTGATGCGCGCATCGCCACCGGGCTGCCGTTCTTCGACCACATGCTGGAACAGATCGGCAAGCACGCAGGGTTCGCCCTGGACATCCAGGCCGAGGGTGACCTGCACATCGACGAACACCACACCATCGAGGATACCGGGCTCGCGCTGGGCCAGGCGCTGCGCGAGGCGCTGGGTGACAAGCGCGGCATCGGCCGCTACGGCTTCACCCTGCCGATGGACGAAACCCTGGCCAGCGCCGCACTGGACTTCAGTGGCCGCCCGTACTTCGTGTTCGAAGGCGAGTTCAAGCGCGAGCGGGTAGGGGACATGCCCACCGAGCTGGTGCCGCACTTCTTCCGTTCGCTGTGCGATGCCAGTGGCCTGAACCTCAACCTGCAGGTGCGCGGCGACAACGATCACCACAAAGTGGAAGCCTGCTTCAAGGCGCTGGCGCGTGCACTGCGCCCGGCGCTGGCCCGGCAGGGCACCGCGCTGCCGAGCACCAAGGGGGCGCTGTGA
- the hisH gene encoding imidazole glycerol phosphate synthase subunit HisH, with amino-acid sequence MTDVALIDAGGANLGSVRYALERLGARVRLVRDADGLVGAQRVILPGVGAAAPGMQRLHAQGLVEPLRRLEVPLMGICLGMQLLFERSEETGVDALGLIPGTVRRLVPACGIRVPHMGWNRLLALRPSLLLRGVPDRSSAYFVHSYAAPLNAHTVAACDHGGLFTAVVEQGRYFGAQFHPERSGDTGSLMLRNFLEGTAA; translated from the coding sequence GTGACCGACGTTGCCCTGATCGATGCTGGCGGGGCCAACCTCGGCTCGGTGCGCTACGCGCTGGAGCGGCTCGGCGCGCGCGTGCGCCTGGTGCGCGATGCCGACGGCCTGGTGGGCGCACAGCGGGTGATCCTGCCCGGCGTCGGTGCGGCCGCACCGGGCATGCAGCGCCTGCATGCGCAGGGCCTGGTTGAACCGCTGCGCCGCCTGGAGGTGCCGCTGATGGGCATCTGCCTGGGCATGCAGCTGCTGTTCGAGCGTTCCGAAGAAACCGGCGTGGATGCGCTGGGCCTGATTCCCGGCACGGTGCGCAGACTGGTGCCGGCCTGTGGCATCCGCGTGCCGCACATGGGCTGGAACCGGCTGCTGGCGCTGCGCCCGTCGCTGCTGCTGCGGGGCGTGCCGGACCGTTCCAGCGCGTACTTCGTGCACAGCTATGCCGCGCCGCTGAACGCCCACACCGTCGCCGCCTGCGACCACGGCGGACTGTTCACTGCGGTGGTGGAGCAGGGGCGCTACTTCGGTGCCCAGTTCCACCCCGAGCGTTCCGGCGACACCGGTTCGCTGATGCTGCGCAATTTCCTCGAGGGCACTGCTGCATGA
- the hisA gene encoding 1-(5-phosphoribosyl)-5-[(5-phosphoribosylamino)methylideneamino]imidazole-4-carboxamide isomerase, with amino-acid sequence MSFTVYPALDIRDGRVVRLRQGDYAQETSYGDDPLPRAQTFAAHGAQWMHLVDLDAARAGGYTLAPLLAAIRQHTPLQVQTGGGVRGRDDVARILDAGASRVVVGSLAVRRPDEVLGWLDEFGAERITIALDARQDAQGQWQLPVHGWTENAGVTLDDLAERYARAGMRHLLCTDIARDGMLAGPNISLYAHLSARLPGVAVQASGGIRDVADVAEARAAGCAGAILGKALLEQRMDLGEALAC; translated from the coding sequence ATGAGTTTCACCGTCTACCCCGCACTGGATATCCGCGACGGCCGCGTGGTGCGGCTGCGCCAGGGCGACTACGCGCAGGAAACCTCCTACGGCGACGACCCGCTCCCGCGCGCGCAGACGTTTGCCGCGCACGGCGCGCAGTGGATGCACCTGGTCGACCTGGACGCTGCGCGGGCCGGCGGCTACACCCTGGCCCCGCTGCTGGCGGCGATCCGCCAGCACACGCCGTTGCAGGTGCAGACCGGTGGCGGTGTGCGTGGCCGTGACGACGTGGCGCGTATCCTGGACGCAGGCGCCAGCCGCGTGGTGGTCGGTTCGCTGGCCGTGCGCCGCCCCGATGAAGTGCTGGGCTGGCTGGATGAGTTCGGTGCCGAGCGCATCACGATTGCCCTGGATGCCCGCCAGGACGCGCAGGGCCAGTGGCAGCTGCCGGTGCACGGCTGGACCGAGAATGCCGGGGTGACTCTGGACGACCTGGCCGAGCGCTACGCGCGCGCTGGCATGCGTCACCTGCTGTGCACCGACATCGCCCGCGACGGCATGCTGGCCGGCCCCAACATCAGCCTCTACGCGCACCTGTCGGCGCGGCTGCCGGGCGTGGCGGTGCAGGCATCCGGCGGCATCCGTGACGTGGCCGACGTGGCCGAAGCGCGTGCGGCCGGCTGTGCCGGCGCCATCCTCGGCAAGGCGCTGCTGGAACAGCGCATGGACCTGGGCGAGGCATTGGCATGTTGA
- the hisF gene encoding imidazole glycerol phosphate synthase subunit HisF, translating to MLSRRIIPCLDVRDGRVVKGVRFRDHVDMGDIAELAQRYRDQGADELVFYDIDASPEARSVDVAWIERIARLIDIPFCVAGGIDSVETARRVLFAGADKVSINSPALGHPELISELAEAFGVQCVVVGVDSVREDDGQWRVRRFSGDPSRTQAVPLRTLDWIVEAQRRGAGEIVLNCMDSDGVRRGYDVEQLRQARALCSVPLIASGGAGAMEHFAQAFDLADVDGALAASVFHSGAIGIADLKRYLREQQIEVRDVY from the coding sequence ATGTTGAGCCGCCGCATCATTCCCTGCCTGGACGTGCGCGATGGGCGCGTGGTCAAGGGCGTGCGCTTCCGCGACCACGTCGACATGGGCGACATCGCCGAGCTGGCGCAGCGCTATCGCGACCAGGGCGCCGACGAGCTGGTGTTCTATGACATCGACGCCAGCCCCGAGGCACGCTCGGTGGACGTGGCCTGGATCGAGCGCATCGCGCGCCTGATCGACATCCCGTTCTGCGTGGCCGGTGGCATCGACAGCGTGGAAACCGCGCGCCGGGTGCTGTTTGCCGGCGCGGACAAGGTGTCGATCAATTCGCCCGCGCTGGGCCACCCCGAGCTGATCAGCGAGCTGGCCGAGGCGTTCGGTGTGCAGTGCGTGGTGGTCGGCGTCGATTCGGTGCGCGAGGACGATGGCCAATGGCGGGTACGCCGCTTCAGCGGTGACCCGAGCAGGACCCAGGCCGTGCCGTTGCGCACGCTGGACTGGATCGTCGAGGCGCAGCGCCGCGGTGCCGGCGAGATCGTGCTGAACTGCATGGACAGCGACGGCGTGCGCCGTGGCTACGATGTGGAACAGCTGCGGCAGGCCCGCGCGCTGTGCAGCGTGCCGCTCATCGCCTCTGGCGGAGCCGGTGCGATGGAGCATTTCGCACAGGCCTTCGACCTGGCCGACGTGGACGGCGCACTGGCCGCCAGCGTGTTCCACAGCGGTGCCATCGGCATTGCCGACCTGAAGCGCTACCTGCGCGAACAACAGATCGAGGTTCGAGATGTCTATTGA